Proteins encoded by one window of Martelella endophytica:
- a CDS encoding TonB-dependent siderophore receptor: protein MDMHSTRRRATTLGYRTALLLGCTALAATAPAALRAQETTVLEPVTVSLSGDDDANSIVSFTSTSGVGLANDFLDTPASVSVITSREMQARDVQSVEEAIEYTAGVTTDFYGSDDRFDYFKIRGFDAYAYRDGLTLGDPFGGVREEPYAFERIEVLKGANSTVFGVSDPGGMVNYVSKKPKEERFGEAYVTGGSFNHAEVGFDFGDNITDDATVSYRLTGKFQNSDAEYDYSQDNESFIMGGLTFRPDDATSLTFLYDYLDLDGVPGGGGHPVGSDFPRSVFLGEPDYNYDTTKRSTYTVLFDHDFGSGLTVNASARYSDSDTGFGYAYVYEPVDNGDTIADRYYFGNASTDKNFIFDAHLQYDAYFDFVDSRTLAGVMYNDYSGTNDSYYDLAPGIDWTNPVYSGGPNYTGPYASTDSEQKTTALYMQQELTFADKVIASFGLRNDWLDLSSLNNLSGVETFGDFSEFTGRGGLTYLLTDEVSTYAAYSQSVAPPTLGVDPERGEQYEIGVKYAPQAFPGTFSASVYDLTKNNITRTNPATNMQEAIGEVRVRGVDLEAKAELIDNISFTAAYSYMMSDILENGTAGNVGNQLSFVPNNSASLWVDYEWEGEGRRGDMTFGLGARYQSSYYFDDANTLKSDAAIVFDAAFSYDVAEHTTFQVNVSNLFNEKHVSYGGYGADWYNPGRAVYATLRQTW, encoded by the coding sequence ATGGATATGCATTCGACCCGCCGACGGGCCACAACGCTTGGCTACAGAACCGCGCTCCTTCTTGGCTGCACAGCGCTTGCCGCCACCGCACCGGCTGCCCTCAGGGCGCAGGAAACCACCGTGCTCGAGCCGGTGACCGTCAGCCTTTCGGGCGACGACGACGCCAATTCCATCGTCTCCTTCACCAGCACCAGCGGTGTCGGTCTGGCGAATGACTTCCTCGATACGCCTGCCTCGGTCTCGGTGATCACCTCGCGGGAGATGCAGGCCCGCGATGTCCAGAGTGTCGAGGAGGCGATCGAATATACCGCCGGTGTTACCACCGACTTCTACGGTTCCGATGATCGCTTCGACTATTTCAAGATCCGCGGCTTCGACGCCTATGCCTATCGCGATGGCCTGACGCTCGGAGACCCCTTTGGCGGCGTGCGCGAAGAGCCTTACGCCTTTGAACGTATTGAGGTGCTGAAGGGCGCGAATTCGACCGTCTTCGGCGTTTCGGACCCGGGTGGCATGGTCAACTACGTATCGAAAAAGCCGAAGGAAGAGCGCTTCGGCGAGGCCTATGTCACCGGCGGTTCGTTCAACCATGCCGAGGTCGGCTTCGATTTCGGTGACAACATCACCGATGACGCCACCGTTTCCTATCGCTTGACCGGTAAGTTCCAGAATTCTGACGCCGAATACGACTATTCGCAGGACAATGAGAGCTTCATCATGGGCGGTCTGACCTTCCGCCCGGATGATGCGACCAGCCTGACCTTCCTCTATGACTATCTCGACCTCGACGGCGTGCCGGGCGGCGGCGGCCATCCGGTCGGCTCCGACTTCCCGCGCAGCGTCTTCCTCGGCGAGCCGGACTACAATTACGACACGACCAAGCGCAGCACCTACACCGTGCTGTTCGATCATGACTTCGGCTCCGGCCTGACGGTGAACGCCAGCGCGCGTTACAGCGATTCGGATACCGGATTCGGCTATGCCTATGTCTACGAGCCGGTCGACAACGGCGACACGATTGCCGACCGCTACTATTTCGGCAATGCCAGCACCGACAAGAACTTCATCTTCGACGCGCATCTGCAGTACGACGCCTATTTCGACTTCGTCGACAGCCGCACGCTCGCCGGCGTCATGTACAATGACTATTCCGGCACGAATGACAGCTATTACGACCTTGCTCCGGGGATCGACTGGACCAATCCCGTCTATTCCGGCGGCCCGAACTACACCGGCCCCTATGCGAGCACGGACAGCGAGCAGAAGACGACGGCGCTCTACATGCAGCAGGAGCTGACCTTCGCCGACAAGGTGATCGCAAGCTTCGGCCTGCGCAACGACTGGCTCGATCTTTCCTCGCTCAACAACCTTTCGGGCGTCGAGACCTTCGGCGATTTCAGCGAATTCACCGGCCGCGGCGGCCTGACCTACCTGCTCACGGACGAGGTCTCGACCTATGCCGCCTATTCGCAGTCGGTCGCACCGCCCACGCTCGGCGTCGATCCGGAGCGCGGCGAGCAGTATGAGATCGGCGTCAAATACGCCCCGCAGGCCTTCCCGGGCACGTTTAGCGCTTCGGTCTACGACCTCACCAAGAACAACATTACCCGCACCAACCCGGCAACCAACATGCAGGAAGCGATCGGCGAGGTGCGCGTGCGCGGTGTCGATCTCGAGGCCAAGGCCGAGCTGATCGACAACATCAGCTTCACCGCCGCCTATTCCTACATGATGTCGGACATCCTGGAGAACGGCACGGCAGGAAATGTCGGCAACCAGCTCTCCTTCGTGCCGAACAATTCGGCATCGCTCTGGGTCGATTACGAGTGGGAAGGCGAGGGCCGCCGCGGCGACATGACCTTCGGTCTCGGCGCGCGCTATCAGAGCTCCTATTATTTCGATGATGCGAACACATTGAAATCGGATGCCGCGATCGTCTTCGACGCTGCCTTCTCCTATGACGTTGCCGAACACACGACCTTCCAGGTGAATGTCAGCAACCTCTTCAACGAGAAGCACGTCTCGTACGGCGGCTATGGTGCGGATTGGTACAATCCCGGCCGGGCCGTCTACGCAACCCTGCGGCAGACCTGGTAA
- a CDS encoding FTR1 family iron permease, protein MFASIVFVVWRESVEALLVIGILDAWLVAQNTDTRKPRAYLWGGVIAGLAVAGVLAAGLLMIGEALSEEAQIIYQTAMVLVAAGLILQMVFWMRGHARNLRRDLEGSMATAVSAQNWWGVFALALIAVAREGSETVIFLYGILSAGAMSSTSAGVFAGLEGLAAAAVTYGLLMAGSRIVSWSVFFRITEIMLLLLACGLFMTGIDGLIDLGVLPRLSRGLWNSNWLLSDGTQTGGFIASLTGYRARPNLMELLAFTAYWIAIISLFTRSRWTAARIAASRG, encoded by the coding sequence ATGTTCGCATCCATCGTCTTTGTCGTCTGGCGCGAAAGCGTCGAAGCCCTGCTGGTCATCGGCATCCTCGATGCCTGGCTTGTGGCGCAGAACACCGATACGCGAAAGCCGCGCGCTTATCTCTGGGGCGGTGTGATTGCCGGCCTTGCAGTCGCAGGCGTTCTGGCCGCCGGTCTGCTGATGATCGGCGAAGCGCTTTCTGAAGAGGCGCAGATCATCTACCAGACCGCCATGGTTCTCGTCGCCGCCGGGCTGATCCTGCAGATGGTTTTCTGGATGCGCGGTCACGCCCGCAACTTGCGGCGCGATCTGGAAGGCTCGATGGCGACCGCAGTCAGCGCGCAAAACTGGTGGGGTGTCTTTGCTCTGGCGTTGATCGCTGTTGCGCGCGAAGGCAGCGAAACCGTCATCTTCCTTTATGGCATCCTCTCCGCCGGCGCCATGAGTTCGACCTCTGCCGGCGTTTTCGCGGGCCTTGAAGGTCTGGCCGCGGCAGCAGTCACCTATGGCTTGCTGATGGCCGGAAGCCGCATCGTGTCCTGGTCGGTTTTCTTCCGCATCACCGAAATCATGCTGCTGCTTCTGGCCTGCGGCCTGTTCATGACCGGCATTGACGGGCTGATCGATCTTGGAGTGCTGCCGCGTCTTTCGCGCGGGCTCTGGAACAGCAACTGGCTTTTGTCGGACGGTACGCAGACCGGCGGCTTCATCGCCTCGCTGACCGGTTACCGCGCCCGGCCAAACCTGATGGAGCTATTGGCTTTCACTGCCTACTGGATTGCCATCATCAGCCTCTTCACCCGCTCCCGATGGACGGCAGCCAGGATTGCCGCAAGCCGCGGGTAA
- a CDS encoding cupredoxin domain-containing protein, with protein MATDLGDRQIRSRRLVAATALGLAMMLPGLALADDPVFTITFNDGEMTPSRLEVPSDSRFEIRLINEGKTPAEFESIPLRKEKVIGPGVETFIVIKYLDPGEYSFFDDFHPDAPPAILVAVEPQ; from the coding sequence GTGGCTACTGATCTTGGTGATCGCCAGATCCGGTCGCGGCGCCTTGTCGCCGCGACCGCTCTTGGCCTCGCGATGATGCTGCCGGGTCTCGCCCTTGCCGATGATCCGGTGTTCACTATCACCTTCAACGATGGCGAGATGACCCCGAGCCGCCTGGAAGTGCCTTCCGACAGCCGGTTCGAGATCCGCCTGATCAACGAGGGCAAGACGCCTGCGGAATTTGAAAGCATTCCGCTCAGGAAAGAAAAGGTCATCGGCCCCGGTGTCGAGACATTCATCGTGATCAAATATCTCGATCCCGGCGAATATTCCTTCTTCGACGATTTCCATCCCGATGCGCCGCCGGCCATTCTCGTCGCCGTCGAGCCACAATAA
- a CDS encoding helix-turn-helix domain-containing protein — MNYQHSMICHTEGIRPVAPVKWRGLDGLVGVFWDAEGEAGAHAYYLSPDPRIVIFFNDVSPHIRMTNHDGGIGRKDRPMTRAIFVPAGTPMWTKFTSWHRFSHLDLHLHQGRLLRLLAPAVGSSAARAILRRPVEIQDVGPIAALADMIVEELANPMRHPLYAESLVGSVAAALLDIPREQEKAAGGRITQGQMNRLLSSFNTRADGRMSVAEMAGTVGLSESWFATVFRETTGKTPLQWQREKRIERAQALLVTTGLSLADVAAKLGFSDQAHLTKVFRQVVGETPAAWKRAQPTDLIKGPAR; from the coding sequence TTGAACTATCAGCACTCGATGATCTGCCACACCGAAGGCATTCGGCCGGTTGCGCCGGTGAAGTGGCGTGGGCTGGATGGGCTTGTCGGCGTCTTCTGGGATGCCGAGGGAGAGGCTGGCGCCCATGCCTATTACCTTTCGCCTGATCCGCGCATCGTCATCTTCTTCAACGATGTCTCGCCGCATATCCGCATGACCAATCATGACGGCGGGATCGGGCGAAAGGACCGGCCGATGACGCGGGCGATCTTCGTCCCGGCCGGCACGCCGATGTGGACCAAGTTCACCTCCTGGCACCGCTTCTCGCATCTCGACCTGCACCTCCATCAGGGCCGGCTGCTGCGACTGCTTGCGCCGGCGGTCGGCAGTTCGGCGGCGCGCGCGATCTTGCGGCGGCCGGTGGAAATCCAGGATGTCGGGCCGATCGCTGCCCTTGCCGACATGATCGTGGAGGAACTCGCGAACCCGATGCGGCATCCGCTTTATGCCGAAAGCCTTGTCGGCAGTGTCGCCGCAGCCCTTCTCGATATCCCGCGCGAACAGGAAAAGGCGGCTGGCGGGCGCATTACCCAGGGGCAGATGAACCGACTGCTTTCAAGCTTCAATACCCGCGCCGACGGCCGCATGTCGGTTGCCGAAATGGCGGGCACGGTGGGTCTGTCCGAAAGCTGGTTCGCCACCGTCTTCCGCGAGACCACGGGCAAGACGCCGCTGCAGTGGCAGCGCGAGAAACGCATCGAGCGGGCACAAGCGCTGCTGGTGACGACCGGCCTCAGCCTTGCCGATGTCGCCGCCAAGCTCGGCTTTTCCGATCAGGCGCATCTGACAAAAGTGTTCCGCCAGGTCGTCGGCGAGACGCCGGCCGCCTGGAAGCGGGCGCAGCCGACGGATTTGATCAAGGGCCCCGCCCGGTAG
- a CDS encoding iron transporter, translating to MRYRTSLSSRLAPAAFAAALALGAGAAEALEYPIGEPQEDGGMEVAAVYLQPIEMEPAGMMKPAAESDIHLEADIHATRDNVNGFANGDWLPDLNVSFVLSKDGQTVAEGPLMAMVASDGPHYGDNIKLDGPGGYHLVFSIAPPEGMTFGRHVDDETGVAPWFTPFETTYDFTFTGVGKKGGY from the coding sequence GTGCGTTACAGAACCTCCCTCTCTTCACGCCTTGCCCCCGCGGCTTTCGCCGCCGCTCTCGCCCTCGGCGCTGGTGCCGCCGAAGCGCTCGAATACCCGATCGGAGAACCGCAGGAAGATGGCGGTATGGAAGTTGCAGCCGTCTATCTTCAGCCGATCGAGATGGAACCGGCCGGCATGATGAAACCGGCAGCCGAAAGCGATATCCATCTCGAAGCCGACATCCACGCCACCCGCGACAACGTCAACGGCTTCGCCAATGGCGACTGGCTGCCCGATCTCAATGTCAGCTTCGTTCTGTCCAAGGATGGCCAAACGGTTGCCGAGGGCCCGCTGATGGCCATGGTCGCCTCCGACGGTCCGCATTACGGCGACAACATCAAGCTCGACGGCCCCGGCGGCTACCACCTTGTCTTCTCCATCGCACCGCCCGAAGGCATGACCTTCGGACGCCACGTCGATGACGAAACCGGTGTGGCCCCCTGGTTCACCCCGTTCGAAACCACCTATGACTTCACATTCACGGGGGTCGGGAAAAAAGGTGGCTACTGA